A single Candidatus Polarisedimenticolaceae bacterium DNA region contains:
- the hisB gene encoding imidazoleglycerol-phosphate dehydratase HisB — protein MSRTATIARKTRETDLRLTLDLDGSGATEIATGIGFLDHLLVSLAKHARFDLALTCKGDLEVDDHHTAEDCALALGQALSEALGERRGIARFGSAYAPLDEALARAVVDLSGRPAPVIDLGLTRWAIGALATENVTHVLASLANAARMALHVDVLRGSNDHHRAEAAFKATALALRAAVARDGSSEIPSTKGTLA, from the coding sequence ATGAGCCGCACCGCCACGATCGCGAGGAAGACCCGCGAGACCGACCTCCGCCTGACCCTGGATCTCGACGGCTCGGGCGCGACGGAGATCGCGACCGGGATCGGCTTCCTCGACCACCTGCTCGTCTCGCTCGCGAAACACGCCCGTTTCGACCTGGCGCTGACCTGCAAGGGGGACCTCGAGGTCGACGACCATCACACCGCGGAGGATTGCGCGCTCGCGCTCGGGCAGGCGCTCTCCGAGGCGCTCGGCGAACGGCGCGGGATCGCGCGTTTCGGATCGGCGTACGCGCCGCTGGACGAGGCGCTGGCCCGCGCGGTCGTCGACCTCTCGGGGCGCCCCGCCCCCGTGATCGACCTCGGCCTGACCCGCTGGGCGATCGGGGCCCTCGCGACGGAGAACGTGACCCACGTGCTCGCCTCCCTCGCGAACGCGGCGAGGATGGCGCTGCACGTCGACGTCCTGCGCGGGTCGAACGACCACCACCGCGCCGAGGCGGCGTTCAAGGCGACGGCGCTGGCCCTGCGCGCCGCCGTCGCGCGCGACGGCTCGTCGGAGATCCCGAGCACGAAGGGGACCCTGGCGTGA